GGCACCCACCTGTCCGATGAGTTTGTGGTCACTGTCAAATACGACCACCATCTTGTAGCGCTGGAGCAGCGGCACAAGGACGTTGATGTCCTGATCGGGATAGATGCTCGTATAGTCCTCGTCGATAACGCTTGCAACATGGATTGCAGTCGGGGTGAGCCCGGAGTTTTGTTTGCTCCCAAGCTTCTCGGCGATCGCCTTTCGGGAGACAGTGCCGGCAACGCTTGTATTGTGCACCGCGATCAGCGGGTCAATGCCCTCGTCAAGCATTTTATCGAGCGCCTCGGTTACTTTCGCGGATTTTGCGATTGTTACCGGCTTTGCCATTATATCTTTTATAAACAGTTCTTTTGTCATTTCGCCACTTCCCTGATAATATCATCCCGTTTTATTATACCTGCAATGTCGTTTTTGTCTACTATCACAAGGCTGTTGATCTGATGTCTGTTCATGCTTGAAACCGCCCGGTTCACCGGAGTGTCCAAAGATGCGGTGATGACCGGGGATGTCATTATGTCCTGAGCAATAACAGGGGCAAGGAACAGTGTGCCTGCCCCCCGCGTGCCCCGCGGCTGCTTCCTCCTCCTGACTGGCACGCCCCGCTCCACAACACCGGCGATTTTCTGCTCGTTGTCAAAGAACGCGAGGTTGGTTTCAGTTATTATACCTGCAATGGACTCATCGTTGTTGGTGACCACCACCTTGTCATTGCGCTCGCTCATCACATCAATGACATGGTCGAGCGAATGGTACCTGCTCACTGTTGCCACATCCTCCATCATGTCTGCAACCGGGCAGGTAAAACTGTTTATCATTGCAGACTTCATCAGGTCTGACTTGGTAACGATGCCGATCACCGCATCACCGTCTGTTACCGGCACGCTGCTGATGTTGTTATTTACAAGGATACGGGCGATCTCCCGGATGCCGGTGTCCGGCCTTACCGTAATCGGGTCGGGCACGGCAAGCACGCTCACCGGGATTCTGTCGATCGGGCGCCGCCGCCACGCAGGTTCGCTCTGCCGGAGCCGGTATGCAAGATCCTTTTTGGTGATAATTCCTGACAGCATCCCATCCTCCATGACCAGCAGCCGGGATATCCGGTGCCTGACCATCAGGTTACGGGCGTGCGCCACGGTTTCTGAAGGGCTTATAACGTGGACCGGTGCGGACATTACATCTGAAGCTTTCATCACACTCACCCCTGTGCAAATGCCCGGACAAGGTCGAACTCGGTGACAAGCCCTACGAGGCGCGTGTCTTTTATGACCGGGAGGGCGCCGATGTTCTTTTCCAGCATCTCCCGGGCTGCCACGTTGATGCTCTTATCCGGGGTTATTGTAAAGAGGTCACCGGTGATCAGCGTCCGCACAGGCAGCCCCATCACCTCCCCGATATCACCGGTCGAGAGCCGGCTGAACACCTCCCGGCTGCCGAGATACCGCATAATATCTGTTGCGGTAATCATACCATACAGCACATCGTCGCTCACAACCGGGAGCCGCCGGAACCGGAATTTTGTCATGTCGCGGGTTGCCTCCCCGATCGTGCAGTCCGGTCCGGTAACACGGAGAGAGCCGGTCATGATGTCTCCCACGGCGAACCTGCTCTTTTCTGCCGCGAGAACCCCCATGACATCCCGCTCGGTCACAATCCCGGTAAGGACATCTCCCTCATCCACCACCGGGATCCCCCCGATCCTCTTATGGACGATGATCCCGGTTGCATCTGCAATCTTCGCAGTGTCCGGGAGCGTTTCAGGCTTCTGGGTCATGATCGCCCGGACACTCTCGTTTACTGCGGCAATCAGGTTGCCCCTGTGCTTTACCTGCACGAGCCGGTACTTGTCCCCGCCGCCCAGTAAATTGATAATATCCCCCGATGTGAAAATCCCCCGAAGTTTCTTTGTCCCGGCATCAGTCACGGGCAGTCTCCTGAACCCGCATCCCGTCATTTTCTCCACCGCCCCCATGATCGTAGTTGTCGGAGGTACCGATACCACATCGCGGGTTGCGATCGCCATGATCTCGCCTTCCTGCTCCACGATATGGGACTTGAACCCGACAGGCCCCCTGTCGAATTTGCCATGCATCTTGAGCAGTTTGTCGCCCTGCTTGACGCCAGGGTCTTTTTTCTCCATCTTTTTACCCCTTTTTTTTAAAAAACTTTTCCAAATTCCTTTGAAATATGGCTGGATTTTTTATGGTCCAACGATATCCCGATCCTCCCTGAACTTATTGATCCGGTTTCACGCGAGCCCGGCAAGGACATCATGCCGGTCGACAATACCCACAACAGACTCCCCGTCCATGACAGGCAGGCGGCTCACATCGTGCTGCACGAGCAGCCTTGCCGCGGTGCTGATCAGGTCATCCGGTTTGAGCGTGATGACCTCCCGGGTCATGATCTTCCTGACGGGCATATGTTCCGCGCTGGCCCGTGCGGTCCTTGTCCGGCCACTGCGGAGAAGGTCGCGCCGGGATACAATCCCGACCAGTTTCTTCTTCCTGACCACAGGGAACGCGGAGAAACCACTCTGCACGATCAGGGTGTAGATGTGCTGTACAGGGCTGTTTTCCTCCGCAGTCACGACGTTTCCGGACATACAGTCGGCAACGGTGCCGGAAATCTCGTGGCGCGAGATGATGGCGGGGAAGAGGTCTGACAGCAGGACACCCCCTGTAATATGCCGCTTTTCATCCACCACCGCGGCACTGTCGGTTCGGAACTTTTTTATCTCCCGTGCAATGTGCTCAATGGGATCGGATGCATGCACTTCCGCAGCATCCTTGACATACCCTTCCACGGTGACGTTTGACCGCGTTGCGGTCACTCTGAGACCATCCGTGATATCGACATAGCCGAGGAGCTTTTTCTCATCGTTTACGACATATATTTCACGGAACCGGTCGTCGCGGAGGATCTGCCGTGCTTTTGTTATCTGGTCTGTGATACGGAGCACAGGGATCTCAATTCTGAAATCCTGCGCAACGCTCATGCGATATTTTCCTCCTCGCGGCAACGGGCGCAGAGCATCTGGTTGTCGATCCGCTTGAGCTCATCAGACATCTGACTGCACCGGTTGCACATGCCCATCTCAACAACATCCTCACGGTTGATCTCGATAAGATCCGCCAGCAGTTCGTTGAGCTCATTGGAAACGGTAAGGAGGTCACGGACTGTAACAATCCCGATCACCTTGTTGCCTTCATCGACAACAGGGAGC
Above is a genomic segment from Methanoregula sp. containing:
- a CDS encoding CBS domain-containing protein, with protein sequence MSVAQDFRIEIPVLRITDQITKARQILRDDRFREIYVVNDEKKLLGYVDITDGLRVTATRSNVTVEGYVKDAAEVHASDPIEHIAREIKKFRTDSAAVVDEKRHITGGVLLSDLFPAIISRHEISGTVADCMSGNVVTAEENSPVQHIYTLIVQSGFSAFPVVRKKKLVGIVSRRDLLRSGRTRTARASAEHMPVRKIMTREVITLKPDDLISTAARLLVQHDVSRLPVMDGESVVGIVDRHDVLAGLA
- a CDS encoding CBS domain-containing protein, with the protein product MEKKDPGVKQGDKLLKMHGKFDRGPVGFKSHIVEQEGEIMAIATRDVVSVPPTTTIMGAVEKMTGCGFRRLPVTDAGTKKLRGIFTSGDIINLLGGGDKYRLVQVKHRGNLIAAVNESVRAIMTQKPETLPDTAKIADATGIIVHKRIGGIPVVDEGDVLTGIVTERDVMGVLAAEKSRFAVGDIMTGSLRVTGPDCTIGEATRDMTKFRFRRLPVVSDDVLYGMITATDIMRYLGSREVFSRLSTGDIGEVMGLPVRTLITGDLFTITPDKSINVAAREMLEKNIGALPVIKDTRLVGLVTEFDLVRAFAQG
- a CDS encoding CBS domain-containing protein: MKASDVMSAPVHVISPSETVAHARNLMVRHRISRLLVMEDGMLSGIITKKDLAYRLRQSEPAWRRRPIDRIPVSVLAVPDPITVRPDTGIREIARILVNNNISSVPVTDGDAVIGIVTKSDLMKSAMINSFTCPVADMMEDVATVSRYHSLDHVIDVMSERNDKVVVTNNDESIAGIITETNLAFFDNEQKIAGVVERGVPVRRRKQPRGTRGAGTLFLAPVIAQDIMTSPVITASLDTPVNRAVSSMNRHQINSLVIVDKNDIAGIIKRDDIIREVAK